The following is a genomic window from Hymenobacter monticola.
AGGGACGAACCAACGTTGGTGAAGCGCACATATCCGCCGTAATCATCAGCACCCACTTTGATGATGCGCGAGTCCATTGCGGTTACGGTATCACCTGGCTTCAAGCCGGTGTAAGAGCTATCAAAGCCAGGAATGAAAGAATCCCGAACCAAGGTGAAGTCTTCTATGGCGTCGGCAGGTGGAGCCGTAGGAGCAAGGGCAAGCTGATCAGTGTTCTCGTCGTAGACTAATGCCAGCTTGTCAGTAGAGTCTACAGCTACGGGGAGGTCAACTCGGACGGTTCTGTTGCTAATTGAGGTTTTTGTTTCCTTCACTTTTAGGCATCATTCTTCTTTTTTTCGCTCAACAAATCCGTGAAGATGAGAGGGACGATCAGCACGGAGAGGGTGCTATAGATTTCCTTATCTATCAATTGAAACTTGAGAAGCACGGTGAAGCCCACCAGCAGGAATAGTGCTAATAGAGTGGATTTAGGGGCTTTATATAGGTTTAGGAATTTCATCACTTATGGTCTTTTATCTCTTTTGACACCTCGATGAAGGTGCTGATTCTAGCCAGATCGACCATCATCTTATGCATGTTTTGATTCAGCTCTTTCAGTTCTTTGGATAGCTCCTTCTGGTCACTGTAGAAGCCAGTCATCTTCTGCCTTAGCTCTTCCTGGGAAGTTTCCAGGCGCGTGATCTTGTTATTGAGCGTGACCCACACGCCGATGAGCCCTCCGAGGAAGGACATGACCTGTAGTGCTAATTCTATGGTGAGTGTCATTAGATGCCGTAGTAGTATTTCGGCGCGTGGTCAAACACGATTGGAAACACTGCTTCAGCCCTCGCCTGATTTGTTTGGGTTGACGGGAAGTAATTGGAAAACTCCTCCTTATTGGTTTTTAAGAATGAGAGGATGCCAGCCTTGAGCTGCTCAGCCTTGCTCAGGACTTCACCGCGTTTCATGCGAACAAGCTCTACAGATGCAGCATTTTGCTCCACAGTGTTCCCTTTATTGCTGATGTCGAACAGGTTGAACAGGACTTCCCACTCAGCCATGAGGGCATAGTAGTACATCACCTTGTCCAGCAGCTCTTGCTCGAATGAAGTGAGAGGTTCAGTATTTGATCCGTTGACATTCCCTTTATAGATCTCATACAGAGGGATGCCAAGCATCTCCTTGATGTAGAATTCTTCGACCGTGGTGAACACCGTCTTGATACTCTGTGGATCAAGTTGCTTGGAGACTGATGTACGAGACTTGAAATATGATTCTGTTATAAGGTAGTTAGCCATCGTTGGTAGTTATAAGTCTGTTGTTCCGTGGTATACTAATTGAGAAACGCTGCGATTCAGCTGCTGCCAGTGTCATTCCATTCTGTTATAATCGATTATTAAGCATTCCATTCACTCTCTAAAGAATCTGAAAGAGTGTGTAAAGGAATAGGAGAGAAGGAAGAGCAGGGCAGGGTGGTGCTTTATCTGGGTATTTTGTACCGTAACTCCACACTATTAAGCATTGAAATCGCTGATTGGACCGAACTTCTGCCTTTCAAATGACCAGACCTCAACCACTATTGTGATCTCACCAGCTCTGAAGCTGCGCCATTGCCCAGGCTGAGGGGAGTTGCCGGTCACCTTTCCATTCAGGCCACCACTAGAGATGCCATTGGCTACCGTAGCTCCAGCTCTAGTCACATCGTAATACCGAATGGATGAAGCATTGGGGTTTCTCCCTCGTGGAAGGTCGTTAGCTGGAACTAGGTCTAGGTTTCTGGTGGCTATCCTGAATCCTGAGAGTCTGCCGACCCTGCCACGCTGTCGGTTGACTTCATTGTTAGCGTAGAAAAACATCATTCTACACCAAGTGATGTTACTCCAAGTGAGGAATTCATCGATTGCTGCCAACTCAAAAGCCTTGATGGCTTTCGCATCTCTCAGGGCATAGTATTCGCGTATCCTTTTGCGGATTAGGTTGTTAATGGGCATAGGTTTGAGGCTCACCACAGCGCGTATATGCCGTGGTGAGTGTGTTTCCATTCTAAGCCGCTAAGGGCATGTCAGGCGCATTATTTTGTGGCTCCTGTGGTCCAGTTAGGTCTTCCTCTTTGAAGCCGTACATGGCCGCCACCACCTTTGGTTGGATGTAATCCTGTAGCACCCAATCAGGGATGTCCTTTGTCATGAGGGCTGAGGAAGCAATCTCGAACTCATATTCTTTGAATCCATTGAAGTCCAATACCTTCTTCATGAATCGGATGAAAGGATTCTGGAGGTTTTTGATCACAGTGTTGTAGTAGATCTCCAGTGAGTCACGGTAGAGCTTCCCATCGGAACCAAGAGTTGAGCCATCGGTCTGGATGGAAGCGATGATTGGATTCCCCTGGTGAGCGGTGCAGATGTTCTTGGTCACCAATTCGTCAAGCGCATTGAGCATTGGGGTATTGTCACCTGCATTCAATGGCTCGATCTTTACAGTATCGACATCCTCAGAAACCACCACCATTAATTTAGAAGCGTTCTCGCTGCCCTGAAATGAATTCTTGACAGCTCTTTGGAAATCACCCTTCTGCTCCTCTGTCATATTCGCCTTGACGCTCATGATGCCAGAAGCGAAAAAGCCATTTAGAACGGAGTTGAGGCTGTATTTTGATAATTCATACCCTAGTTCGATGTATCCGAGGGCTGACAGGTAGCTAACGTCTGGAAGGAACGGCTGACCCAATCCCCGTTTATGGTAGAAGTAGAGCTGAGTGGTCTGCTTCACCTTGCTTGGGTTGAACTTCTCGAAATAGGTAGGGACGTTGATGGTTGTGTTGCTCCAGTCGGCGCACACCCAATAGCCCTGGATCTTGCCAAGCTCATCCAAATTTTTGTCTGGTCTCACCATCGAGGAGTCGATGTAATCCAGATGGATGATGTTCTTCCTCGTGCCATCGTATCGAACGGCCACCGCGAAGGTTTCTAGGATGGATAGGTCTGTCGCAACCTGCTCACATAGCTCATTGATCGTGCATCCATCCTCATCTAAGGCTTCAAGAAATGCAGCCAGATCATCGGAGTATGTCACCCCTTCACCCTTAATGAGGTTCTGTCGGGTGTTGATGAAAGAGGAGTGGATAGGTGACTTCCTAGCGCTCTTGATGAGGTAGTCAGGGAAGTTGTTAGACTCGCCATAAGGCACCCAATCGTTGACCGTGTAGCGTAATTGGGAAGGGCGGATCTCTGGCAGTTTGACCTCTGCTAGGTTGACGTGGGTTATCTGTGGGGCTGTTTTAGGTTTAGAAGTTCTGGCCATTCATAATGTATTCTCTGTTTTCTGGGCTGCTTAGTTGACGAAAGCAGTGGTGTTCCAACCGCCGGCACCGTAGATGAAAGTGAGTGCGCCGAAGTCGGTATTGATGGATGCGGTTGAGTATCCGTCGATGAGCTTTCCGTTTCCATTGACGGTGATCGGCAGGAGTGATGCTCCACCAGAATAGTCCTTGAGTATGTGTTCTTGCCCTTGGACAGGTGATGACGGTAGATTGATGGAGCGACCAGCTCCGACAAGGATTACATGATCGATGCTGCGGATGGTGTAGCCGTTCGGTGGGTTAGTGACGCTGGAGAGGATGTTCAGCTGTTGAGAAGGAGTGCTGCTGCCTCCTGTGATTGGGCCGGTGCTGCCACCGGTATTGAGAACCCATGTGACAGCGCCACCATCGGTTGAATCGACCATATCAGTCACCTCCGTGAGAGTGATGATGTAGATCTGCCCCACCTCCTTCATCATCTTGAGCTGCCTTCCCTCTAGCTTGACGGTGTATTGGTTGACCTCTCCATCGATGGTCTTTCCAAGCTCTGACATGCGGAGTGGCTGTTCATCGCCCAGGAGCCAGAATCGATCATTCTCATCCTGTATCATCACCGTCACGTCTGTATTGAGGAGGTTTTCCAGAAGGGTGTTCTTATCTCTGGTGAGCATGTTGATGGAGAATCCAAGCTCCAAGGAGTAGAGGTCACCGGCTTTGCTGCGGTTGAGCTTTACATCGAACTTGAAGTTGTCCAGCTCATTGAAGATGTTCCACTTGCCGAAAATGGAGATGTCCTCAATCAGGTAGTTGGAGAGACCATTGAGTAACCCAGGGGATTGACCAAGAGCCAATAAGTTCTCTTTCTTGATCATGAACAGGCGCTTCGCACCTGGGATATTGAAGATCGGACGGTTATCGTAGCCGTTGTTCAGATAATTATAGCTCATTGATGGTCACCCCCTCGCTGTATATTAATTGACCGTTCTCCATGATTTCAAGGCGGTTGGAGAGATCCAGGTCTGAGAAGTCCTGTGGCTCGTCTTGCTCGACGATCCAGTAGTTCTTTCCCTCGGTCACAAAGCATATCAACTCCATGGAACGACCTCCAACCTCGCTCACCAGTGTGAAAGAGGCGTGGCTTAGATCAGCGTCTTCAACGAGGTGGGTCTTGAATATTTGGAGCTTGTTGAAGCTCTTGTTTTGTAGGGTTATCATATCCGGCTCTGGTAGTTATAAGCCACCGGCTGCCAGACATTCTTAAGGAGGTCCTTCCACACAGGATGGCCTTTTACTGCGGCTGATTCAACTAATTCTTTCTAGATTGTTGCCTCACACAGGCAGAATAATCATGTCAGGGATAACAATCAGGTACTTCACAAAGCAGATTTTTGATGATTATGCACGAGAGTTTGGTGAGCGAAAAGCCCTCTCATTAGTCAAGAGCTTGAGCGAATCCTCACTTCTGACCAAAGCGTTACAGCTATGGGACTCTCTTGATCATATTCCCACTTACCAAGACCTACAGAAGGTCGTTGGAGCTATTAATTGGTTCGTCATTTCCAGGCGGGAAAGTACAGCGGTTGGTATGTTGATTGCCCTTTCCAGATGGGATGAGCATTCGAACAAGTCGAACCGATTGGCAAGGCCGGATAAGGTTTTACAGGTTGCATTTGATATTCTCTCTTGGTTGAAAGTGTATGAGGAGGAAGTAATGGCTTGTAAGTTGCTCATCTCCGTTGCAGCTTCAAACCGTGTTGAAGCAGTTCCTAGAACTACTTTTTTGGAGCGTGTCTCTAAAGCAGTAAAAATATCTAATATTAGGTCTATTGAATATGAGTGGGAGATAGACAAGGTGAAAAGAAAAAGGGACTTAAGTGCAACAGATTTAATTATTTCGACTGTAGTAGGACAGAAGGTTTGGGGAGGAGTATTTGGAGAATTTCCGTCAGAAATTATCTCATTAATTAAGTCAAGTTGCTCAAAAGCTGATGACTTTGAAATTGCCTACTTGAAATTCAGCGTAGCTGATAAATTCAAAGATTCTGATGATTCTCTTATTTTAGTTTTAGCCGTTGAGGACATGGATAGCTTTGATGAAGAGATGGGCTATCTCAATTTGTTTGAGATGCTATGTCTAATCGATGAAGATGGCATTACATTTCAAAATGCGAAGCAGGGATGGATAGTGTATTTGGGCGTGGACAAATCAGAGTGGAAATTCTTCTAAATGATAAAAGCCCATCCTAAGTGGATGGGCTTTGAGGGATAGTTATAATTGATAGTTAGATTACGCAATTTCATCAATCAGAGCAGCAACGATAGTTTCGTCCACCAACGGAGCGAATCCTTTGTTGTTGCCTTCAAGGGTGAAGGAGAGGGCAGAGTCGTCCTCAGCCTTAGCGCCAGAGTTGGCGTTGGAAGCAGTAGGCTTCAGACCATTGGTGCAGCCGATCAGTCGCCATTCACCAGTAGCACGCAACACGAGGGCCATGTGTTTGCGGGTCAACAGAATCTGGTGAGCTTTCTCGATGCTAGATTCTCCTATTGCATCGATGATCATGTTGAGGGTCTGCTTCATGAATTTCTTCGTGTTCGATACCTGCAGCTCATCAGTGTAGGAGGCTGAACCTTCCACAAATGCAATCTCCTGGAATTTATCAGTAGCGGTGAGGGTGATAGCGGTTACTTCGATCAGGTTGCCGAATGAATCCAGGGTTCCAATCATGGTAGCAACTTTATTGAAGGGAATGAGGGCGACTCTGGAAACGCCACCGAAGCCGAATCCAGCTCCAGTCACGTCAAAGGGGGTGTTGAGATATGTTCCTAAAGGCATGTTCTAGTTGTTATTTGATTTAGAAGTCTCGCCCACTGCTTAGGTGGGCGAGACAACATCTTGATTAGGCCTTGTAGAGCACTTTCTGATTGGTCACGCAGACAGCAGCATCCAGGCTGAATGTTGCTTTCAGGAACATCTGGTCAGAGTTAGCCTGTACCTTGTTCACTTCAAAAGCTCCGAAATCAGACAGCAAGTCGGTTCCGAGGATGAGGTCAGACGAACGACCTGCCACGATGGTGTTAGCTGCCAGAGGAACGAATTCAACGGGCACGCCTAGGTAGGAGATCTGGTCACCTACCACAGTGAAGATGTCGCGGTAAGTCTGGTTGAGGTTGGCAACTTTGATCATCTGCTTCACAGCGTGAGGAGCGTAGATCTTAGCTTCAGTGCCTTCAAGGATCTGGCCTGGCATTGCTGCATATACCTTCTCCATTTCATCGATGACGTTAGCAGCAGTCAGGGTAGCACCTGCTACAGCTATTTCATCAGAAGCTGCATTCAGCTTGGTCACCAACAGGTTCCAGTAGCTGGTTTCGATTGCTTTGCCAACGCGAGGTACTGCATACTCAAGAACTGCCTTCAGGAATTCATTCGATTCCATGTTAGCAGCACCCGATTTCATGTCTGCAGAGAAGCGCGTATTGAGCATCCCTTGCATGTTGAACTCCTCGTAGACATGCTTCTTAACAGGTCTGATAGTTGCGTCTCCGAAGGTGATGTTTCCACCTCCAGTGGTAGGAGTAACAGCGTAATCTTGAACGACTAGGTCGCCAGTGATGCTGGTGACCATCTGCTCATATTTGATGTTGTCGAGGACACGAACCAGTCCTTTGTCGACGGTAGCGTTTGAATAGATGACTTCAGAAAAGATCTCGCCGAAGTGTGTGCCTGTCCATATTTTAGGTGAATAATTCAAGTGAATAAGTGGAGTAATTTATTTTGGTATTCTGGTAGTTATAAGCCTGTTTTATAAAGTGTTCTAGTTTCTGGCTTGGGCTCTTTCAAAGGCGAGTTGAGCCTTGCTCTTCTGACCTTGATTGGCGTTCAGGACTACCTTCTTGTCAGCTGGCCTGCTCTCCACTGCGGATAGCTTTTCTGACAGCTCTGTGTTGGACTTCTCCAGTTCTGTGTTCTTTCCTTCCAGGGCATCCAGGCGAGCGGTCAGTGCATCAATAGCGGCTTGCATCTGAGCCATTGCATCGTCTTCTACCTTCTGATCTTCTGGAGCTTCTTCAGCGGCTTTCTCCTCTTCTTGGGGAGCTTCTTTCACTTCAGCTTTTCCTTCTGATACTACTAGGATTTTGCCATCCTCTAGCTCGTATTCGCCATCAGCAGCAGTTGTAGTCTGATCCTCGTCGTTGACTTCGATCTCGTCACCTGCCTTGGTTTTATAAGCTGTTAGAGCTACTTCTACTTCAGTGGCGTCCTCAGATAGTCCGAGAGCAACAGCAAGGCGGCTTAGTAATGATTTTCTTTTTTCGTCGGTCATAATGAATATTTGTTTAGGTCTGCTGGTAGATATAAGCCGACCTTTAGAAATATTCATTAATCATAAAGACACCATGTCCACGACTGCTTCAGCAATTCAAACAGCTTTGCTCATGTTGGCTAGGGAAGCATTTCCTAAACAAATGGACGTATTGACCTCAAGGCTACTGATTGCCCATTACATTGCTAATACTGATTCGGCAACCATCGATTATCAGTTGGGAAAGAAGTTGAGAAGCCTCGGTTATGAATTGGTTTCAAAACCAAAAGCTCAAGCTTAGTTGGCCGCTACCTCTTTTCTAGAAAGCTCACCAGTTCGTCTAGGACTCTATAGAGATCATCTTCCTTATTGGCTGAGAGCTGCAATTCAACTTCATGAAACATCCCCTCAAGTGAGAACCCGGTGACATTTCCTGTCAGCACCTCATTCTGCCAGAAATCTGCATCAAGGATCTTATAGGTCGCCATCATCGTCCCCTTTGGCAGTCCTGTAAATCCTAGGGCCACTGCCTTATCCATAGTTGGATCTTCGATAATCCAAGATTCGATGAGCATGGTGCTCACGGTGTCGGCAGCATCGTGATTCTTGTTGGAGAGCTTGAGATTGCCAGTGGTCTTGAAGAACTTGTTACGGATGGCTTCCACGTCCTGCTCTGAGAATTGGATGAGGTACTCGCCGCGCTCAGGGTCATTGCGGTAGATGGGCTTGTTCGGGATGATCACCGCAGAAGTGAGGTATTGCTTGTACTCGTCTGTCTTCAGTGTCACCAGCTTTGGAGCTTCAGCTAATTTCACGGCTGACACCTCCATAGCGGGCTTTTCAACGAATGAGATGAGGGAGATGCCAGTCACGTCATCGTTATCATCGATCTTGATGGAATAGGTCTTTAGTTGGGAGAAATCGGTCATAATGGTATCTATTTTATTGGAGGAAATACTCTCTGATTTCCGTGTTTTTGGCTTCGTAATCCCTGTATTCCTGGTGAGCCACGACCACCGGGCGATCAGCTATGCTAGTGGCCAAGGAATTGGTGTCCTGGCGTAGCGTAAGCATCTGTTGCATCAGCACATCAAGCTTTCGGGTGGATGCGTCAGCGTTGATGTTTGACACATCCACGAGTCCACCATCACTGTATCCTCTCACCCTAGCTGATTCCAGCTGGCCGATCATTCCAGAATAGGAGGGGTTCTTGACGATGTGCTGCGGGATGACATACTCGCCGCGGTGGACCACTCCAGCCGCTTCGTACTTGCCGCCATCTCCTGTATAACCACCTTCAGCAAAGCCATCTGAGAGGGATTTAGCAGAGATGACAGCTCCTGTCACGGCCGCCAGAGCAGCCACGATGGCAATGAGGTTACCAGGGAAAGGAACTGAGCTAGCTCCACTCACTGCTTTGATGGCGGCGAATACCGCTTCAGCAGCGGCAGCACTTTGCATGACCAATTGGGCTGCTTTCTGGAGCTGGGTGCTCTTCTTGATCTCATCCTGCTTCTTCTTTTCCAGAGCTAGTTTATCTGCTTCTGCTTTCTTGATTCGTTCGTCTTCACGCTTTCTCTCAAGGGCTAGCTGGGCATGACGAGCACGCTCTGCTTCAAGCTGCTTGATGATCTTATCCCTTGCTGCACCGTTGGCATTGAGGAGCTGCCCTTCCAAGCCATCGATGCGTGATTGGCTCTCATCTACCTGTGACTTGAGAGCATCACTCGCTTCCTTAGCTCCATCAATTGCTGTCTGTACCTCTGCTAATTCAGCTTCGATGGCAGCCTGACGAGCTGCCGAAGCTTGGGTTAATGCCTGATTGACCACATTAGAAACCGCATTGTAGGCGTTTCCAAATGCTTCAGCGGCCTTTTCTGCATCATCGTCACTCAACCTAAACAGCTTCTTGAAGACGCTTGAGGATAGGTCTAGGTCTGCCGGCGTCTTGGCAGAGTCGATCACGATCTGACGACGTTTCTGAGCCCCTTCCGTGACGATGAGGTTTCGTGCCGCTTCGTTGGCTTGGGTGTCATCCAGCTTGCTCAAGGCAAGTGCTTCTTCCGCTCTGGATTGGGCAATCAGGGCATCATAGTATTCCTTCTGACCTTCCTTCAGACCGACCAATTTGATGTTGGCAATGGTCAGCTCGTCCTCAAAAGCTTTGGTCCGCTTTTCCTTCTGATAATCTTCTTCGAGCTTGGCTTCCTGCGCCTGGGTTGTCTTCTTGATCTCTTCTTTCTGAGCCAGTAGAGCAGTTTTCTCCTTGGTTCCTGCCTTCAGAAGCTTGTCATCGATAGCCTGTAGAGCAATCTGCTCATCCAGTTTCAGCTTACGCTTCTGGATTTCCAGGTAAGCAGCACTCCCTTTCTCAGCAGCGGCTAGCTCTCGGTCGAGGGCAGACTTACGAACTGCAAACTCAGCAGCGGTGGCAGCCTGAGTATCAGCTAAACGATCGGCCGCAGCTTTCGCGTCATCGGCTTTCTTCTTGGTTGCGGCAGCGTCATCCTTGGCTTTTGCTTCTGCTTTC
Proteins encoded in this region:
- a CDS encoding DUF6712 family protein, translated to MANYLITESYFKSRTSVSKQLDPQSIKTVFTTVEEFYIKEMLGIPLYEIYKGNVNGSNTEPLTSFEQELLDKVMYYYALMAEWEVLFNLFDISNKGNTVEQNAASVELVRMKRGEVLSKAEQLKAGILSFLKTNKEEFSNYFPSTQTNQARAEAVFPIVFDHAPKYYYGI
- a CDS encoding phage portal family protein, with the translated sequence MARTSKPKTAPQITHVNLAEVKLPEIRPSQLRYTVNDWVPYGESNNFPDYLIKSARKSPIHSSFINTRQNLIKGEGVTYSDDLAAFLEALDEDGCTINELCEQVATDLSILETFAVAVRYDGTRKNIIHLDYIDSSMVRPDKNLDELGKIQGYWVCADWSNTTINVPTYFEKFNPSKVKQTTQLYFYHKRGLGQPFLPDVSYLSALGYIELGYELSKYSLNSVLNGFFASGIMSVKANMTEEQKGDFQRAVKNSFQGSENASKLMVVVSEDVDTVKIEPLNAGDNTPMLNALDELVTKNICTAHQGNPIIASIQTDGSTLGSDGKLYRDSLEIYYNTVIKNLQNPFIRFMKKVLDFNGFKEYEFEIASSALMTKDIPDWVLQDYIQPKVVAAMYGFKEEDLTGPQEPQNNAPDMPLAA
- a CDS encoding XkdF-like putative serine protease domain-containing protein, encoding MTDFSQLKTYSIKIDDNDDVTGISLISFVEKPAMEVSAVKLAEAPKLVTLKTDEYKQYLTSAVIIPNKPIYRNDPERGEYLIQFSEQDVEAIRNKFFKTTGNLKLSNKNHDAADTVSTMLIESWIIEDPTMDKAVALGFTGLPKGTMMATYKILDADFWQNEVLTGNVTGFSLEGMFHEVELQLSANKEDDLYRVLDELVSFLEKR
- a CDS encoding coiled-coil domain-containing protein, with the protein product MATSKVYTLTIDGVETAIKNTSQLQDTIKTLEKQFSEAEFGSDKFEKLQTEVNEAKDRLKQLQQTTQTVNKQVSDTATTTEQLGGKFDDAFSLGSSLSSKLGVDLGKVEGGLGGLKGGLDIASKAFGTLRGAIASTGIGLLVIAFTALISYFTKTQEGMNFINQKTKALQAVFAVLSGKVIEFGKFLFQTFSNPKKALGDLVDFLQNNLLNRIKSFSVILEGIVNMDFKKVGDGIIQMGTGIENATDKAKAFGSQLRQLGDDALAAAALAESLEKRSQALVGAERDLKVARAQGNAEIENLKKLSDDASKSNATRLAAAIRANELENGFLIREINLQKQKVDILKAQNDQKQRNGQLTGEDKDQMAEELVKLSEFSQRSATLQTELQNKINGLKAEAKAKDDAAATKKKADDAKAAADRLADTQAATAAEFAVRKSALDRELAAAEKGSAAYLEIQKRKLKLDEQIALQAIDDKLLKAGTKEKTALLAQKEEIKKTTQAQEAKLEEDYQKEKRTKAFEDELTIANIKLVGLKEGQKEYYDALIAQSRAEEALALSKLDDTQANEAARNLIVTEGAQKRRQIVIDSAKTPADLDLSSSVFKKLFRLSDDDAEKAAEAFGNAYNAVSNVVNQALTQASAARQAAIEAELAEVQTAIDGAKEASDALKSQVDESQSRIDGLEGQLLNANGAARDKIIKQLEAERARHAQLALERKREDERIKKAEADKLALEKKKQDEIKKSTQLQKAAQLVMQSAAAAEAVFAAIKAVSGASSVPFPGNLIAIVAALAAVTGAVISAKSLSDGFAEGGYTGDGGKYEAAGVVHRGEYVIPQHIVKNPSYSGMIGQLESARVRGYSDGGLVDVSNINADASTRKLDVLMQQMLTLRQDTNSLATSIADRPVVVAHQEYRDYEAKNTEIREYFLQ